One Gelria sp. Kuro-4 DNA segment encodes these proteins:
- a CDS encoding TCP-1/cpn60 chaperonin family protein — MKQTTGGAEVDERLAALLSNANAIRAIAAAVEGTIGPKGLDTMLVDRFGEVTITNDGVTILEQMDVNHPAARLLINIARAQQDEIGDGTTTATILASALVSEGVNHVVRGVPVARVIEGLRFGVRRALELIQSHARPVSGLDDAILERIAYIAGRENGDIAELVVQAARLIGPEKLLDPNFKLADTVLAQEGADNEVFLGLVLDRERLSSQMPREKQNVPVLVLDDALDPEEIEEEALGTETGFSKYLELQEEFRRNLGKLVELGVGFVVVSRGVHNIAEEILTDAGVFVVDQVAGDDLKLVAEHTGARVVKRSALKKSPADLKGYLGFAGRVYEDEKLGQVRLLGGKGKPLATILVGAATEEVVDERQRIARDAASALQAAVRGGVVPGGGALEIAVARELGRAREEKRGMSAYGVDCVVEALKRPLGQIVANAGFNPLEKIEEVWAAQNEKGEDDLGVSCESGRLVPMLAEGVADPALVKIHALKAAGEVAEAILRIDTIIKRKDPVSPPGPVQEAPESAALDF, encoded by the coding sequence ATGAAACAAACCACCGGCGGGGCGGAAGTGGATGAACGCCTGGCCGCCCTGCTTTCCAACGCCAATGCCATTCGCGCCATTGCCGCGGCCGTAGAAGGGACCATCGGCCCCAAGGGACTGGATACCATGCTGGTGGACCGTTTTGGAGAGGTGACCATCACCAACGACGGAGTGACCATCCTGGAGCAGATGGATGTAAACCACCCGGCGGCGCGCCTCTTGATCAACATTGCCCGGGCGCAGCAGGATGAGATCGGCGACGGCACCACCACGGCTACCATCCTGGCCAGCGCCCTCGTGAGCGAGGGCGTGAATCATGTGGTGCGTGGCGTGCCGGTGGCCCGGGTCATCGAGGGGCTGCGTTTCGGCGTGCGGCGCGCCCTGGAGCTCATCCAGAGCCATGCCCGCCCCGTGAGCGGGCTGGATGACGCCATCCTGGAGCGCATCGCCTACATCGCCGGGCGGGAGAACGGCGACATCGCCGAGCTGGTGGTGCAGGCGGCCCGCCTGATCGGCCCGGAGAAGCTCCTCGACCCGAACTTCAAACTGGCGGATACCGTGCTCGCTCAGGAGGGGGCCGACAACGAGGTCTTTCTGGGACTGGTCCTGGACCGGGAACGCCTCAGCAGTCAAATGCCGCGCGAGAAGCAAAACGTGCCGGTGCTGGTTTTGGACGACGCCCTCGATCCGGAGGAGATCGAGGAAGAGGCCCTGGGGACGGAAACGGGCTTCAGCAAGTACCTGGAGCTGCAGGAAGAGTTCCGCCGCAACCTGGGCAAACTGGTCGAGCTGGGCGTGGGCTTCGTGGTGGTAAGCCGCGGCGTGCATAATATTGCCGAGGAAATACTCACCGACGCCGGGGTTTTTGTGGTGGACCAGGTGGCCGGCGACGACCTGAAGCTGGTGGCGGAGCACACCGGGGCCCGCGTGGTGAAGCGTTCGGCCTTGAAGAAATCCCCGGCCGATCTCAAGGGGTACCTGGGCTTTGCCGGCCGGGTGTACGAAGATGAGAAACTCGGCCAGGTGCGCCTGCTGGGAGGTAAAGGGAAGCCCCTGGCTACCATTTTGGTGGGCGCGGCTACGGAAGAAGTGGTGGATGAGCGCCAGCGCATCGCCCGCGACGCTGCTTCAGCCCTGCAGGCGGCGGTGCGCGGCGGGGTGGTTCCGGGCGGCGGGGCGCTCGAGATTGCCGTGGCCCGCGAGCTGGGCAGGGCGCGGGAAGAGAAGCGCGGTATGAGCGCCTACGGCGTAGACTGTGTGGTGGAGGCCTTGAAACGCCCCCTGGGCCAGATTGTGGCCAATGCCGGCTTCAACCCGCTGGAAAAGATAGAAGAGGTGTGGGCGGCGCAGAATGAAAAGGGCGAGGACGACCTGGGCGTAAGCTGTGAGAGCGGCCGGCTGGTTCCCATGCTGGCCGAGGGCGTGGCCGACCCGGCCTTGGTTAAAATCCATGCCCTGAAAGCGGCCGGCGAGGTGGCCGAGGCCATTTTGCGCATCGACACCATCATCAAGCGCAAGGATCCGGTGA
- the hrcA gene encoding heat-inducible transcriptional repressor HrcA, whose product MLSERKRRVLEAVVREYIATAEPVGSRTLYRRHNLGVSSATIRNEMADLEEMGYLEQPHTSAGRVPSDLGYRFYVDHLMQKNPLTHEEEELLRQVPALGTGEADVLLGQASRLLSQVSNYISLVVAPRVEPGVLKTLKLVHLEEHLAMAVLFTDRGRVESRVLVLPPEIQPEDLEGLARYFTRRLAGRPLEEITGELLSNLYAELLEDYQKRRNRLAELARAILNWLAGGERGERIYMGGTQNILSQPEFQDLEKVRRLFALLEEEKLLYKLLEREPGVTVTIGQENQLAAIRECAVITSTYSVDGRPVGTLAILGPTRMDYPHVIALLEYMARCLSDAFSRGEGRGPAAGRDLDG is encoded by the coding sequence ATGCTGAGCGAACGCAAGCGCCGGGTGCTGGAGGCCGTGGTGCGCGAGTACATCGCCACCGCCGAGCCGGTGGGATCGCGCACCCTCTATCGCCGCCACAACCTGGGCGTGAGCAGCGCCACCATCCGCAACGAGATGGCCGACCTGGAAGAGATGGGCTATCTTGAGCAGCCGCACACCTCGGCCGGCCGTGTCCCCTCGGACCTGGGCTACCGCTTCTACGTGGACCATCTGATGCAGAAAAACCCCTTGACCCACGAGGAAGAGGAGCTGTTGCGGCAGGTTCCCGCCCTGGGGACGGGGGAGGCGGACGTGCTCTTGGGCCAGGCGTCCCGGCTTCTCTCCCAGGTTTCCAACTACATCAGCCTGGTGGTCGCTCCCCGGGTGGAGCCGGGAGTGCTCAAAACCCTGAAGCTGGTTCATCTAGAGGAGCACCTGGCCATGGCGGTGCTCTTTACCGACCGCGGCCGGGTGGAAAGCCGCGTTTTGGTGTTGCCGCCGGAGATACAGCCCGAGGACCTGGAGGGCCTGGCCCGCTACTTCACGCGGCGGCTGGCCGGCCGCCCGCTGGAGGAGATCACGGGCGAGCTTTTAAGTAACCTCTATGCCGAACTCCTGGAAGATTACCAGAAGCGGCGGAATCGGCTGGCGGAGCTGGCGCGGGCCATTTTGAACTGGCTCGCCGGAGGCGAACGCGGGGAACGCATTTATATGGGCGGGACCCAGAACATTTTGAGCCAGCCGGAGTTTCAGGACCTGGAGAAGGTGCGCCGCTTGTTTGCCCTCCTGGAAGAGGAGAAACTGCTCTACAAGCTCCTGGAAAGAGAGCCGGGGGTGACCGTGACCATCGGCCAGGAAAACCAGCTGGCGGCCATCCGGGAGTGCGCGGTGATCACCTCTACCTACAGCGTGGACGGCCGGCCGGTCGGGACGCTGGCCATCCTGGGGCCGACGCGCATGGATTATCCGCATGTAATCGCGCTCCTGGAGTACATGGCCCGGTGCCTGAGCGATGCCTTTTCCCGGGGCGAGGGCCGCGGGCCTGCTGCCGGGCGGGACTTGGACGGCTGA
- the hemW gene encoding radical SAM family heme chaperone HemW: protein MRPALPAPALYIHVPFCRRKCCYCDFASRPPAPAAVEAYLAALKREAETALASWPNSWEVPSIYIGGGTPTVLAPAELEAVLAVAARFPRTRGAEWTVEANPGTVDAAKLRLLKAAGVNRLSLGVQSFDDALLKFIGRSHTAREACAAWELARAAGFDNLSLDLIYAIPGQTMAGWRATLRQALALAPEHVSAYSLTIEPGTEFGRRAAAGTLAPVSDELDLALYLEAQERLGAAGLGQYEISNFARPGRESRHNLVYWRNEPYLGLGPAAASYLDGVRRTNLSAVTAYHAAVMAGVPPVAEREEATFELARAETVILGLRLVEGVSWERFRQRFGVDLRALYAGPIARLTAAGLLIADERGLRLTPRALPVANQVFLEFLP from the coding sequence ATGCGCCCCGCCCTGCCCGCGCCGGCGCTTTACATCCATGTGCCCTTTTGCCGGCGCAAGTGCTGCTACTGCGATTTCGCCTCGCGGCCGCCGGCCCCGGCGGCGGTTGAGGCGTATCTGGCGGCCCTTAAACGCGAAGCGGAAACAGCCCTCGCCTCCTGGCCGAACAGCTGGGAGGTCCCTTCTATTTATATAGGCGGCGGTACACCCACGGTGCTGGCGCCGGCGGAGCTCGAAGCCGTGCTGGCGGTGGCGGCGCGTTTTCCCCGTACGCGGGGAGCGGAGTGGACGGTGGAGGCCAATCCGGGTACCGTGGATGCGGCGAAGCTGCGCCTGCTCAAGGCGGCGGGGGTAAACCGCCTGAGCCTGGGCGTGCAGAGCTTTGACGACGCCCTCCTCAAGTTCATCGGGCGCAGCCACACCGCCCGGGAGGCGTGCGCCGCCTGGGAGCTGGCCCGGGCGGCCGGTTTTGACAACCTGAGCCTGGACCTCATCTACGCCATCCCCGGCCAAACTATGGCCGGCTGGCGCGCGACGCTCAGGCAGGCCCTGGCCCTGGCGCCGGAGCACGTCTCGGCCTACAGCCTGACGATCGAGCCCGGAACGGAATTCGGCCGCCGCGCCGCGGCCGGGACCCTGGCGCCCGTGTCCGATGAACTGGACCTGGCCCTCTATCTGGAGGCCCAGGAGCGCCTGGGCGCCGCCGGTCTTGGCCAGTACGAGATCTCGAATTTTGCACGTCCCGGCCGGGAGAGCCGGCACAACCTGGTGTACTGGCGCAATGAGCCTTACCTGGGCCTAGGGCCGGCCGCCGCCTCCTACCTGGACGGCGTGCGACGTACCAACCTCTCCGCGGTGACGGCGTACCATGCGGCCGTTATGGCGGGCGTGCCGCCGGTGGCGGAGCGGGAGGAAGCCACTTTTGAGCTGGCGAGGGCGGAGACGGTGATCCTGGGGCTGAGGCTCGTTGAGGGCGTCTCCTGGGAACGCTTCCGGCAGCGCTTCGGGGTGGACCTGCGCGCCCTTTACGCCGGGCCCATCGCCCGGCTCACCGCCGCCGGGCTCCTTATCGCCGACGAGCGCGGCCTGCGCCTCACCCCCCGTGCCCTACCGGTGGCGAACCAGGTCTTCCTGGAGTTCCTGCCTTAG
- the lepA gene encoding translation elongation factor 4, whose protein sequence is MPQERTAHIRNFSIIAHIDHGKSTLADRILELTGTLSAREMTDQVLDQMDLERERGITIKLQPVRISYRAQDGQEYELNLIDTPGHVDFTYEVSRSLAACEGALLVVDATQGIEAQTLANTYLALEHNLTIIPVINKIDLPSADPERVRRELADVLGLDPAEAILCSAKTGEGVPEVLEAVVARIPPPAGASDAPLAALIFDSKFDSYRGVIAYVRVMQGSIRRGQKIRLLATGKEYEVGEVGVFRPAFTPVDMLGPGEVGYLSAGIKIIQDARVGDTITAAARPVAKPLPGYRRLRPMVYCGIYPQETSDYDALREALEKLQLNDAALVFEPEKSVALGFGFRCGFLGLLHMEIVEERLEREFGVQLIATAPNVVYEVTKTDGEVLAVESPAKLPPPTEIASLAEPYVRATIIVPGDFVGAVMELAQEKRGTYHNMEYLDQTRVLLTYDLPLSEIIFDFFDLLKSRTRGYASLDYDYLGHRPSDLVKLDILINGEPVDALSLIVHRERAQAQGRRLVEKLRSLIPRQLFEVPIQAAVGGRVIARETVRALRKDVLAKCYGGDVTRKRKLLEKQKEGKRRMKQVGSVEIPQEAFMAVLKVK, encoded by the coding sequence ATGCCGCAGGAACGGACAGCGCACATCCGCAATTTTTCTATTATCGCTCACATCGACCACGGTAAGTCGACCTTGGCCGATCGCATCCTGGAGCTTACCGGCACCCTCAGCGCGCGCGAGATGACCGACCAGGTGCTGGACCAGATGGACCTGGAGCGCGAGCGGGGCATCACCATCAAACTCCAGCCGGTGCGCATCAGCTACCGCGCGCAGGACGGCCAGGAGTACGAGCTCAACCTCATCGATACGCCGGGCCACGTGGATTTTACCTATGAGGTCTCGCGCAGCCTGGCAGCCTGCGAAGGGGCTCTTTTGGTGGTGGATGCCACACAGGGGATTGAGGCGCAGACGCTGGCCAACACTTACCTCGCCCTGGAACACAATCTCACCATTATCCCCGTGATCAACAAGATTGACCTGCCCAGCGCCGACCCGGAGCGCGTACGGCGCGAGCTGGCGGACGTCCTCGGCCTGGACCCGGCGGAAGCGATCCTGTGCAGCGCCAAGACGGGCGAGGGCGTGCCCGAGGTGCTGGAAGCGGTGGTGGCGCGCATACCGCCGCCGGCCGGGGCGAGCGATGCACCCTTGGCCGCCCTCATCTTCGACTCCAAGTTCGACTCTTACCGCGGCGTGATCGCCTACGTCCGGGTGATGCAGGGGAGCATCCGGCGCGGGCAGAAGATCCGGCTGCTGGCCACCGGCAAGGAGTATGAGGTGGGCGAGGTGGGGGTGTTCCGCCCGGCCTTTACCCCGGTGGACATGCTGGGTCCCGGTGAGGTGGGGTACCTCAGCGCCGGCATCAAAATCATCCAGGACGCCCGCGTCGGCGACACCATCACCGCCGCCGCGCGCCCGGTGGCAAAACCGCTCCCTGGTTACCGGCGCCTGCGCCCCATGGTGTACTGCGGGATTTACCCCCAGGAAACCAGCGACTACGATGCGCTGCGCGAGGCTTTGGAGAAGCTGCAGCTTAACGATGCCGCCCTGGTGTTCGAGCCGGAAAAGTCGGTGGCGCTGGGCTTTGGTTTCCGCTGCGGCTTTCTGGGGCTGCTGCACATGGAAATTGTCGAGGAACGGCTGGAGCGCGAGTTCGGGGTCCAGCTTATCGCCACGGCTCCCAACGTGGTTTACGAAGTGACCAAGACGGACGGCGAGGTCCTGGCGGTAGAAAGCCCGGCCAAGCTGCCGCCGCCCACCGAGATTGCCTCCCTGGCCGAGCCTTACGTCCGCGCCACCATCATCGTTCCCGGCGACTTTGTCGGCGCGGTGATGGAACTGGCGCAGGAAAAGCGCGGCACCTACCACAACATGGAGTACCTGGACCAGACGCGGGTCCTTCTTACCTATGACCTGCCGCTTTCCGAAATCATCTTTGACTTCTTTGACCTCCTTAAGTCCCGCACGCGCGGCTATGCTTCCTTGGATTACGACTACCTGGGCCACCGCCCGAGTGACCTGGTGAAGCTGGATATCCTCATCAACGGGGAGCCGGTGGATGCGCTCTCGCTCATTGTCCACCGCGAGCGTGCCCAGGCGCAGGGCCGCCGGCTGGTGGAGAAGCTGCGCAGCCTCATACCCCGCCAGCTGTTCGAGGTGCCCATTCAGGCGGCCGTCGGCGGCCGCGTCATCGCCCGGGAGACGGTGCGGGCGTTGCGCAAGGACGTCTTGGCCAAGTGCTACGGGGGCGATGTGACGCGCAAGCGCAAGCTCCTCGAGAAGCAAAAGGAAGGGAAGCGGCGCATGAAGCAGGTGGGCAGCGTGGAGATACCGCAGGAGGCCTTCATGGCCGTCCTGAAGGTGAAATGA
- a CDS encoding chemotaxis protein CheX, protein MEAKFINPILTACDEVVHQLLKLDGQRGRVHIRKVPFLPEEVLVLFDVTGDFCCQVVLSLEDRWGLEIASQLLGTTSVLFLTDLARSALGELGNMIMGRALTILAEEGIQASLTVPTVLTGREFNRAADRQDDRPLLVIPFEFGRGRIEINVAACA, encoded by the coding sequence ATGGAAGCGAAGTTTATCAATCCAATTCTCACGGCCTGTGATGAGGTAGTACACCAGCTCCTCAAGCTGGATGGCCAGCGCGGCCGGGTGCATATCCGTAAAGTCCCTTTTCTGCCGGAGGAGGTCCTGGTGCTCTTTGACGTGACGGGGGATTTTTGCTGTCAAGTGGTGCTTTCCTTGGAGGACCGCTGGGGCCTCGAGATCGCGTCGCAGCTTTTGGGCACGACGAGCGTCCTGTTCCTCACGGATCTGGCCAGGTCCGCCCTGGGGGAGCTGGGGAACATGATCATGGGCCGGGCGCTGACCATACTGGCGGAGGAAGGGATCCAGGCTTCTTTGACGGTGCCCACGGTGCTGACCGGCCGGGAGTTTAACCGGGCGGCCGACCGCCAGGATGACCGGCCCCTCCTGGTGATTCCCTTTGAGTTCGGGCGGGGCCGGATCGAGATCAACGTGGCTGCCTGCGCTTAG
- the spoIIP gene encoding stage II sporulation protein P, whose translation MFFYRKAAAETGMDGSTKEVKALRWHLVRLRLSPRRLRPGPWLRSLALLTAGFCLVALFISWVPNIRPPQAVPAFAPAASGESGLPAWVSAVLERYPLDYTAVLHQGLPLAPLRAQGREKDRLGLKLPAFSLQGLGLPGAGGPLAFFKSELALFGLLGRGTARPTPLPPVPPASPTPPAPPSPGEVPAAQPPVKPAQAPTGPPVVAVYHTHTSEDYVPTAGTSHTYNRKAGIVAVGETLVEALAEHGIRAVHDTTRHDGEKFREAYLHSADTAARLVKANSGLKMLLDVHRDAPSTDPRESHSMTTAEIAGRKVARLYLIVGTDRLGLAHPNWQKNHAFALKLQQKLESLYPGLSRGIKIDTARFNQHLHPQALLVEIGGDQNTLEEAKLAARYLADAIAVLLPELP comes from the coding sequence GTGTTTTTCTATAGGAAAGCGGCGGCGGAGACCGGCATGGACGGCAGCACTAAAGAGGTGAAGGCGTTGCGCTGGCACCTGGTGAGGTTGCGTCTCAGCCCCCGGCGGCTTCGGCCCGGCCCCTGGCTCAGGAGCCTGGCTTTACTCACCGCGGGGTTTTGCCTGGTGGCGCTATTTATCTCTTGGGTTCCAAACATAAGGCCGCCCCAGGCGGTGCCGGCTTTTGCACCGGCGGCGTCCGGGGAAAGCGGCCTGCCGGCCTGGGTGTCGGCGGTGCTGGAAAGGTACCCGCTTGACTATACCGCCGTTCTGCACCAGGGTCTACCCCTGGCCCCGCTCCGGGCGCAGGGAAGGGAGAAGGACCGGCTGGGGCTGAAGCTGCCGGCCTTTTCCCTGCAGGGCCTGGGCCTTCCGGGAGCGGGTGGGCCGCTGGCCTTTTTTAAGAGTGAGCTGGCTCTCTTTGGCCTCTTGGGTCGGGGGACCGCGCGGCCTACGCCCCTGCCGCCGGTGCCACCCGCCTCCCCGACGCCGCCGGCACCGCCGTCTCCGGGCGAGGTGCCGGCGGCGCAGCCACCCGTCAAGCCCGCCCAGGCACCCACTGGGCCGCCCGTGGTGGCCGTTTACCACACCCATACCTCCGAGGATTACGTACCCACCGCCGGGACCAGCCACACCTATAACCGTAAGGCCGGTATTGTGGCGGTGGGCGAAACCTTGGTGGAGGCGCTGGCCGAGCACGGCATCCGCGCCGTGCACGACACCACCCGCCACGACGGTGAAAAGTTCCGGGAGGCTTACCTGCACTCGGCGGATACCGCCGCCCGCTTGGTAAAGGCAAACTCCGGCCTTAAGATGCTCCTCGACGTACATCGCGATGCCCCTTCCACGGACCCCAGGGAGTCGCACAGCATGACCACCGCGGAGATCGCCGGCCGAAAGGTGGCGCGCCTTTACCTTATTGTCGGGACGGACCGTCTGGGACTGGCCCACCCCAACTGGCAGAAGAATCATGCCTTTGCTCTTAAGCTGCAGCAGAAGCTGGAGTCCCTTTACCCCGGGCTTTCCCGCGGCATCAAGATCGACACCGCCCGCTTCAACCAGCACCTGCACCCCCAGGCCCTCCTGGTGGAAATCGGCGGCGACCAGAATACCTTGGAGGAGGCCAAACTGGCTGCCCGTTACCTGGCGGACGCCATTGCGGTCCTGCTCCCGGAACTGCCTTAA
- a CDS encoding NifU family protein, producing the protein MKEKVEQALAKIRPALQADGGDVELVAADEATGVVKVRLTGTCGGCPFALMTLKQGIEQTLKEEVPEVKEVQSV; encoded by the coding sequence TTGAAAGAGAAGGTTGAGCAGGCCCTGGCCAAGATCCGCCCGGCCCTCCAGGCCGACGGCGGCGACGTGGAACTGGTGGCCGCTGACGAAGCCACCGGGGTTGTCAAAGTGCGCCTTACGGGAACCTGCGGCGGCTGCCCGTTCGCCCTTATGACCCTGAAGCAGGGTATCGAGCAAACCCTCAAGGAAGAGGTTCCAGAGGTCAAGGAAGTTCAGTCCGTTTAG
- a CDS encoding DUF1657 domain-containing protein, translated as MTVGQKLHQTVASLEGAVGSLKSFALDTQDQSAKQQFDAYARQLDQIVQGLKTRTNYVEAQEPAYKMSPTAKAHAKKQF; from the coding sequence ATGACCGTAGGCCAGAAACTCCACCAAACCGTGGCCAGCCTGGAAGGCGCCGTGGGCAGTCTGAAGAGTTTCGCCCTGGACACGCAGGACCAGAGTGCCAAGCAGCAATTTGACGCCTACGCCCGGCAGCTGGACCAGATCGTCCAAGGCCTCAAGACGCGGACCAACTACGTGGAAGCCCAGGAACCCGCCTACAAGATGTCGCCTACGGCCAAGGCGCACGCCAAGAAACAGTTCTAA
- a CDS encoding iron-containing alcohol dehydrogenase: protein MAEYVLPPVVLLRPGVARSVGQEVAGLGCRKVLIVTDRFLVEMGLAGRIQDNLRQAGVESVIYSGVNPDPTTGNVAGGIKLLKENGCDAVVGIGGGSALDCGKTVAYIGAAFPDDVPQAMRRPAAPGAGGLPFIAIPTTAGTGSEATQFVVITDPVAKEKMVIVNRHLMARLALDDPELTATMPPKMTAATGMDALAHAVEAYVSPNASPLSDALALKAVRLIGHNLRQAFAQGNDMAARTAMMEAQLLAGMAFNNAGVGYVHAMAHPLGARYHIHHGVCCSLLLPQVCAFNLSLVPERYAEIAAALGRDVRGLSAEAAARQAVEAIVRLRHDLKLPERLSEVGAREEDLLSLAEEALHDRCALTNPRQATREEVARLYLGSGINF, encoded by the coding sequence ATGGCTGAATACGTTTTGCCGCCGGTGGTTCTCCTCAGGCCAGGTGTCGCGCGGTCGGTCGGTCAGGAGGTGGCCGGCCTCGGTTGCCGCAAAGTGCTTATCGTGACCGACAGGTTCCTGGTGGAAATGGGGCTCGCCGGCCGCATCCAGGACAACCTGAGGCAGGCCGGGGTAGAAAGCGTGATCTACTCGGGCGTCAACCCCGATCCGACCACCGGTAACGTGGCGGGTGGCATTAAGCTTCTTAAGGAGAACGGGTGTGATGCCGTGGTGGGCATCGGCGGCGGCAGCGCGCTGGACTGCGGCAAGACAGTGGCCTACATAGGCGCCGCCTTTCCCGACGACGTACCCCAAGCCATGCGCAGACCTGCCGCTCCCGGTGCCGGCGGGCTGCCCTTTATCGCCATTCCCACCACGGCCGGTACCGGGAGCGAGGCCACGCAGTTTGTGGTCATCACCGACCCGGTGGCCAAGGAAAAGATGGTGATCGTCAACCGTCATCTCATGGCCCGCCTAGCCCTGGATGACCCGGAACTCACCGCCACCATGCCCCCGAAAATGACCGCCGCCACAGGCATGGACGCCCTGGCCCACGCCGTGGAGGCCTATGTTTCGCCCAACGCCAGCCCGCTTTCCGACGCTCTCGCCCTTAAAGCCGTCCGCCTGATCGGGCATAACCTCCGTCAGGCTTTCGCCCAAGGCAACGACATGGCCGCCCGTACCGCTATGATGGAGGCACAGCTTTTGGCGGGCATGGCCTTCAACAACGCCGGGGTAGGCTATGTCCATGCCATGGCTCATCCGCTGGGCGCCCGTTACCACATCCACCACGGCGTGTGCTGCTCGCTCCTTCTGCCCCAGGTGTGCGCCTTTAACCTCTCGCTGGTACCGGAACGGTATGCCGAAATTGCGGCCGCCCTGGGACGGGATGTGCGCGGCCTCTCCGCCGAGGCCGCCGCCCGGCAGGCCGTGGAAGCCATCGTCCGGCTCCGGCACGACCTGAAGCTTCCGGAACGCCTTTCCGAGGTAGGTGCGCGCGAAGAAGACCTCCTCTCCCTCGCCGAGGAAGCCCTGCACGACCGCTGCGCCCTCACCAACCCGCGCCAAGCCACGCGCGAAGAAGTGGCCCGCCTCTACCTGGGGTCAGGTATCAACTTTTAA
- a CDS encoding zinc dependent phospholipase C family protein, producing MEQRYYKFDHSSFARQGIIILAADKFPEARLLLPPPRGQGLGDALAAGTAAADGKLGVFFHFHHPFKHRGFAGCRPSSAEVAAFQFSRARRFWKRGKKKAALYRLGLVLHLLQDACVPQHAGLMGAFMPLGLDPYGHAAYEAWLREEERWQKFSVTSGGEYTWQGSHAHPKYGTHFTTSARVYDWIDDAAATSYRLLPRIDRSVNPHYRENWPEVAHLLIPYTLRRTAGLIHRFFEAVADGTKSQKA from the coding sequence GTGGAGCAGCGTTACTATAAATTTGACCACAGTTCCTTCGCCCGCCAGGGCATCATCATCCTGGCTGCCGACAAGTTTCCCGAAGCCCGCTTGCTGCTGCCGCCGCCCCGGGGGCAGGGGCTGGGGGATGCGCTTGCCGCAGGGACGGCCGCGGCCGACGGAAAACTCGGCGTTTTCTTTCACTTTCACCACCCCTTCAAGCACCGGGGGTTTGCCGGCTGCCGGCCTAGTTCGGCGGAGGTGGCCGCCTTTCAGTTTAGCCGCGCCCGCCGCTTCTGGAAGCGCGGGAAGAAAAAAGCCGCCCTGTACCGTTTGGGGCTGGTGCTGCACTTGTTGCAGGATGCTTGTGTACCCCAGCACGCCGGGCTGATGGGGGCCTTTATGCCGCTCGGGCTCGATCCATACGGCCACGCGGCGTACGAGGCCTGGCTGCGCGAGGAGGAACGCTGGCAAAAGTTCAGCGTCACCTCCGGCGGCGAGTACACCTGGCAGGGGAGCCACGCGCACCCCAAGTACGGTACCCACTTTACCACCTCGGCCCGGGTTTACGACTGGATCGACGATGCGGCTGCCACCTCGTACCGCCTGTTGCCCCGGATTGATCGTAGCGTTAATCCCCACTACCGGGAAAACTGGCCTGAGGTGGCGCACCTGCTCATTCCTTACACCCTGCGCCGGACCGCCGGGCTGATCCATCGCTTTTTCGAGGCGGTGGCGGACGGCACGAAAAGCCAAAAAGCGTAG
- the nrdR gene encoding transcriptional regulator NrdR: MRCPFCGEPDTKVLDSRPAEAGSVIRRRRECGGCGRRFTTYERVEEQPLFVVKRDGRRERFDRQKILTGLVKACEKRPVPLATLEALAEGVERDVRNTLLEEVPSTTIGDLVMARLRKLDEVAYVRFASVYRRFTDVERFREELESLLGRQKKEGD, from the coding sequence ATGCGCTGTCCCTTTTGCGGCGAGCCGGACACCAAGGTCTTAGACTCGCGCCCGGCCGAAGCCGGGTCCGTCATCCGCCGGCGGCGCGAGTGTGGCGGCTGCGGGCGGCGCTTCACCACCTATGAGCGCGTGGAAGAGCAGCCGCTTTTTGTCGTCAAACGCGACGGGCGCCGCGAGCGTTTCGACCGGCAGAAGATCCTCACCGGCCTGGTAAAGGCCTGCGAGAAGCGGCCGGTTCCCCTGGCCACCCTGGAGGCGCTGGCCGAGGGAGTGGAGCGAGATGTACGCAATACTCTCCTAGAGGAAGTGCCTTCCACCACCATCGGGGACCTGGTGATGGCAAGGCTGCGTAAGCTGGACGAGGTGGCCTACGTGCGCTTTGCTTCTGTATACCGGCGCTTTACCGATGTCGAGCGCTTTCGCGAAGAGCTGGAGTCGCTTCTCGGCCGGCAAAAAAAGGAAGGCGACTAG
- the eutM gene encoding ethanolamine utilization microcompartment protein EutM has product MALEALGLVETKGLVAAIEAADAMVKAANVSLMGYEKIGAGLVTVMVRGDVGAVKAATDAGAAAAQKVGELVSVHVIPRPHADTEKILPQV; this is encoded by the coding sequence ATGGCTCTGGAAGCGTTGGGGCTGGTGGAAACCAAGGGGCTGGTGGCCGCCATCGAGGCGGCGGATGCTATGGTCAAAGCAGCCAATGTGTCCCTGATGGGGTATGAAAAGATTGGTGCCGGGCTGGTTACGGTGATGGTGCGCGGTGATGTGGGAGCCGTGAAGGCCGCCACCGACGCCGGCGCGGCGGCGGCGCAAAAGGTGGGCGAGCTGGTCTCCGTCCACGTCATCCCGCGCCCGCACGCGGACACGGAGAAAATCCTCCCCCAGGTTTAA